The following coding sequences are from one Canis lupus baileyi chromosome 19, mCanLup2.hap1, whole genome shotgun sequence window:
- the LOC140611455 gene encoding olfactory receptor-like protein OLF4, whose product MQPNNDTWISEFFLLGLSEEPELQPLIFGLFFSMYLITVFGNLLIILAVSSDSHLHTPMYFFLTNLSFIDICVTSTTIPNIVINIQTQSKVITYAGCITQMYFFIIFSGLDIYLLSVMAYDRFVAICHPLQYMVIMNPQLCGLLLLVSCIANILHSLLQTSIMLQLSFCREVEISHFFCELNHMIQLACSDTFLNNMVMYSAALLMGGGPFAGILYSYSKIVSSILGISSAQGKYKAFSTCASHLSVVSLFFCSGLGVYLSSAAPQSSHSSAVASVMYTVVTPMLNPFIYSLRNRDIKRALKRFFGVPVM is encoded by the coding sequence ATGCAACCAAACAATGATACATGGATATCAGAATTCTTTCTTCTGGGACTTTCAGAGGAACCAGAACTGCAGCCCCTCATATTTGGGCTTTTCTTCTCCATGTACCTGATCACTGTCTTTGGAAACCTGCTCATCATCTTGGCTGTCAGCTCTGACTCCCAtctccacacccccatgtacttcttcctcaccaATCTGTCCTTTATAGACATCTGCGTTACCTCCACCACCATCCCAAATATAGTGATAAATATCCAGACTCAGAGCAAAGTTATCACCTATGCAGGCTGCATCACACAGATGTACTTTTTCATAATCTTCTCAGGATTGGACATCTATCTCCTGTctgtgatggcctatgaccgTTTTGTGGCCATCTGTCACCCTCTGCAGTACATGGTAATCATGAACCCCCAGCTCTGTGGACTGTTGCTTCTGGTCTCCTGCATCGCAAATATCTTACACTCCTTGTTACAGACCTCAATTATGTTACAGTTGTCCTTTTGTAGAGAGGTAGAAATCTCCCACTTTTTCTGTGAACTCAATCACATGATTCAACTTGCATGTTCTGACACCTTTCTCAATAACATGGTAATGTATTCTGCAGCTCTCCTGATGGGTGGGGGTCCTTTTGCTGGGATTCTATACTCTTATTCTAAGATAGTTTCCTCCATACTTGGGATCTCATCAGCTCAGGGCAAGTATAAAGCATTTTCCACCTGTGCATCCCACCTCTCAgttgtctccttatttttttgttctgGTCTTGGAGTGTACCTCAGCTCCGCTGCTCCCCAGAGCTCCCACTCGAGTGCAGTTGCCTCAGTGATGTATACAGTGGTCACACCCATGCTAAACCCCTTCATCTACAGCCTGAGGaacagagacataaagagagCTCTGAAAAGATTCTTTGGGGTTCCAGTGATGTAA